The genomic window TCGCATTAGGACCACAAGCTTCTGCGAAGCtctttctaatgcaaaaaaatacGAAGTGTACGTTGTATCATTACGCGCCGGATGCGTGCGCGGCGCGGCTCGGGCGCATGCGTAATTGCGCCGCCGCGTGCGCAGCCCTGTTCGTATCGCTCACCGAGCACTTGCCGAGGGACCAATGTAACTGGGACCTCGGGATCTGTACCAGTAGTACCAGTATCGGTAAATTTTTGGTTTCGGGGTCCACAGCCTATTTTAGGCCTCCGTAGTCAACtattaggaacccttatagtttcgccatgtccgtctgtccgtccgtccgcggcCACATCGGACACACACTAAAACACCGAAATACTTTACaatagtttatatatttttgagttttctataattaaaaatattaaaacaatacgaATCTCTTATTCAACCACTTCAGTATTTCCTCTAAGTCGTAATCACGTAGTGTTAATGTCACATTTTTCAAAACCGCGGTAAAACTATCTGTCACTAGTCaaacacttaaaaaataaaactaaaagatcgTTCGAGATATCCTTTACATCTAATACTTGTATTACTCCCACCACCTACTTTGTACAAATGCACAGCAGCTGGCGGAAATTACCCAAAATTGCGCATCTTTCTACAAAATTAGAAATTGCTTAGGTAATTATTGCTTAATACTTTCTTTATTTCCTGTCAGATTTTCCAAAATTCGTGGACACCTTTCCAAGGTTtttaaaaactttctgcaaATAACCCGTTTGTAATCATTAATATTTCGGAAACTAAATTATAACACTATTACTCATGATTTTTTCCAGAAGTTTCCACTTTTCCTACTCAACTCAGTCACAGTTGTGTTAGTCTACCTGAGTCAAACACTCGCCTATAGGTACTCAAACTGCAACAAGAACACAGCTCCTAACTTATTTGGTGTGAAATGAGAACAATTTAACTCGCTGAAGATTTATGAGCGAAGATAATGACTCTAGGTAGCGGGTAAATTGTTTTACGATGTGTTTGAGCTGATCCGATTTGGTTTTTTTACTTGATTGTGGGTAATTTTGATTGAAACGGTACAGATTGCGGTGTTTTTGATTATATTTGTGATATGAAATTGATAGAATCCCTTTGTTTCTCATTAAGTTAaaagttataatatatttttcatcacacttgctcgaaaaaatcttataaaaatgctaccgtgctaagcccgctggtgaCAATAGCAGCATAGTTTGctagaagaaaataaattttctaCGTTCTACATCTACCATTAGCATATTAATGCTGAGTAGGCAGATGACCTATTATGGGAAGGGCTTATAATTGCCATAAAAATGTCTGTTTGGTTATTGTAAATGCTATGGCAAACAAGGGTTTTTTTTAGTGAGCCAGGTGACCGTAACCATGGCAAAGAGTGGCAAGAGAAAGTTAATTCATCCATAAAATATTGTCATTGTACAGTCACGTTCcgtgattgttgagccatttagggtcctagctTTATTGCTTGTTCAATACTTACGCTATGAAATGTCtaatttagctagaaccctaaatggctcattcaacaatcacggagcgtgaCTGTACGTATAAAATCTGAGATAAAATCAGTATTGTATGATGGTTGTCTATATCAGTCTTCTTTCGGTATTTACATGATATAAATTATTAGtagattaaaaaaacaataattaacttaaacATTATTCAAACTAAACGTAGACCAATAAGTATACCattttaatatctttaatattgcCCTGCGTATAATTATGCTATGACTCAATAATAGGTTGTTTGTAGATATTAACATATATAATTAACATGAACTTATATTTTTGCTTAgtttttaggtacttattaacaTGTAACTACAACACAGATCTTATTACCAAGGAGCGTAATTCTCATAGCGGAAATCAAATCTCAAGAGGGATTGACTACTGTGTTTTATCGACTATCGATACATATTTGTCACTTAACACGACATCgtttaagtaatgaaataaaatttttggATTAGCAAAATAATggataaaacagaaaatacatttattgtatgcttctttagttattttaaatgaactccGCAATAGAGCAATGTAATATAGTGGAAGAATCTGCATGTAACTTAGACAAGAATATTTCtttatcgatttttttattgtttttcacCGGAATGACTTATGAAAACTCAAGCGACATATGATTCGGTCAAGGTATGTTCTAATGTATGGAGAAGACAAACACATTATAGCCAGCATGCCCAGCATTAAATGAACGTAGtaaataggtaagtaagtaagtaaacactttattgtacgaaaaagaaaggaatcatggttacatcagataaaagtagtacaaaggcgaacttatctctaagagggatctcttccagttaacctaaaAATGATACCTTTGGATATGGCTCCCCTACCCCTGACCCACTGAAAAGCCAcccttttagcatgaaatatgtccAGGTTTTTTTTGGAGAAAAGTATTAGagttatgaaataaatgtcaaggtaagaaataatacttaatacattttatacaaaaaagtttatatgCAACTTTTTGGTAAGACTAaccatattcatgtattaactTGTTAAAGTTCAATATAACATGTGTTACGTGATAGTACTGATAGAAATCGTATGGGGAAAACCAGCTTTTTTAACGGTTAAATATTGTTGAAGTTCATCTAGCTTTAACATGAATATGGTGCaccatattaaaaaaatgacaaaaacatttttgttgaaaatttaataagaattatttttttcattgacACTTTTTTCCTATATTGTATACATTccccataaaataaaataaaatgacaaccgggacatatttcatgctaaaagggggggggggggggttgcgtCAGGGGGAGGGGGTGGGCcactagtgtgcgtaaagcaccatGCATACACCATACACCAAGGTATCACACTACATTAATTTCAagctggctataatttgttaTTCAAAAAACACAATTCGACCGAATCAATAAATAACATATGTAACGTTGacgtgatttatttaaatatggagaTGCAATCAGGTCAAATGTTACAGAATAGTACAAGGTGGTGATCGGTATAATATGCAAAAAGATTAACATCGACAACTGAAATTGTCAATCCCTCTTGAAGTTTGATTTCTTCTATGAGAATGCCGCTCCTTGCTCATTActattaatacataattattaattatatttgtacaccacaaataaaataatcgaAAACTTCAGTCCTGATTTGAAGTTCAATATGTCTGTACTCTTCGATGAGTCTTTGAAATcaattgaattaatttttaaatattttgggaTGTATTTGGATCGTACAATTCTGAATACCGCCGAGCATGTAATAAAATTCAGATCGTTGCATATAATAAACTTCCTTTGGCTGAACACGGAGACTATCGCCGAAATATTATGGATCATACAGGGCGCTCTTCACGGAAGAAGTCTAATCAAATTGACTTCTATAGCGCCCTGTATAAATTTATGCATTCTTGCAAACATTAAATCCCTCTCCCTGTTTCTTAATGATGATAAAGTAAAGAAATTATTCAAACAACTTCGGAACGTggagaataatattaatattggcGATGAAGTAGTTAAGAAGAAAATCGTTGCTGAAGGAAAAAAGCATTTAAGGGCTGTTATAAAGGCTTTGATTATAATCAACGCTGTAACAGTAATGTTGTTTAGTGTGACCCCGATACTGTTCATCGGATTAGAATATAAGAAATCGGGACAGATTAAGCTGGTGCTACCGTTCCGTGTATATCCGTTTAATCCTTATGACATCAAATACTGGCCGTTTCTATACATGCATCAAATTTGGTCTGGTATGTCTACTTTTTTGtctttaaaagtatttttaaccAAACTGAGTAATAACGGCTATCCTTCACTAAAATAACTTTTTgcaacaaatgatttttttaaaacactAGTTAGATGGTAAGCTGGATAAAGATAaagagatattttatttttcaagtaggcatgttacaattacaatgcgcttatgaaagTCATATTAAGCTACACAGGCTCTatccctacacctctgcccaaGAAGATTTAAGTCCCTTCTCAATTATAGGAgagtatcccaatatgggaccgtcAAGAAATTCGGCGGGACActtcttttcaaaacattacaaacatcttacaattataattatagtaatGCTTTAGAAAGGTCACAAAATATAACAATTGCATCAAAAGAACTTTCccaaatattgaaaatatgctTAATGAGTACCGAAGCAGCATCGGTCGTGGAACGACCCTTTGTGGACTCGTATACACTTTCATTATGGCGTTATAACAGTTGCCTTAAAagtcacagaaaataaataaatatcaggggACATTTTACCCACACAGATCTACCAAGCCCCAGACTAAGCAAAACTCGTGTATGTCGTACGCGTCGGATGTAATTGAGGTTAACTTCACAAAAATCGGTTTATAGTAAACtcatatgaaaaaatatatctatggGATGTATGTAACTTGTAAAAACCGATTATTATGACATGAAACTGTTCTGGGGATGGAGCCAAACGGTGCAAGTGGTGCAACTTTCCAGTATAACTAAGTCTACTAATACCTCTCCCAATGTTTAAATTACCAATACTTTGGAGACGTATTTTgtgtcataatattattatttatttacttatttaatcttattttcCAGCATCCTTAGTTTCGATCCAAATCGCTGGAACCGACGGCCTCTTCTATACATGCTGCACTAGCATCTGCACGCAGTTTCGCTTGCTGCAAAACGACATTGAAACCATTATTCCTGAACGTAATTTTGACGAAAATGTATTCCAGGAAATGCTTAAGAAGTTAGCTGTTCGCCATGACGGCATCATGCAGTTTGTATTCTCATAATAGTAGTGGCATCacactaaatattttaatattcttattatttaaaaatcttaACTTTTATTTCCTCATTTTTCTCTATAAGTATTTCACTTCTTTAATGGTCGTGGCCGTGGCACCAATAATGAGACGTAAAccacaaatcctgtaaaataagtatttaatatatatCAGTTTTTACGCACTAGCAACATTTTACGATAAACAAGTCATAGAGCTGCTTGAGTTTGACATTTCATTAATTTCTTGCTGTTTCAATAAAATGGCGCCATAGGTACTGTCCATGATTGGACAAAAAACAGTTTTAACTTGTTTATTATGTTGAAACCAATTGCAATATCTTTCGTTAAACACgtcgaaaacataaaagaagAATACAACATTTAACTTTTAACGCATGAAGCGGTAGAAATTTTACAAGTAGGGTCAGGTGGGATAAATTTAagacacgggtaaaaataagactaagtttaaaaacttattatttttcattttaaaaagaagCCTTGTGTGTAgacttctttttaaatggaaaaactttgtcttatttttacccgAGTCTTATATTTACCCCACAGTCTCAAGATTGGTGCCattattaactagcttttgtTTTTCTCAATGTTTTCAGGTCAATAATTCAATTGGAAAGCATCTATGCGAAATCGACGTTATTCAATTTCGTGTCAAGTACATTCTTGATTTGCCTGTCGGGATTTAACACCACGGTATGTGTCAAGCCAATTCAAACGTACGAGTATACATATAAGTACGTGACGTGACATTtgacatctaaatgatgtcatttagctatcgtgcatttcgctcgtatttTTTCGTACATGTACCTACGATGACTAACTaaaaaatgacatcattcagataatATCATTCTGATATTAATGTAAAACCGAGGAAAACCGAGCGTTTAGCGTTTATCGACCGTAGTACAGTCACGTATACTACAGTACTTTGGACATGTCTCTAGGCGAGATAACGACTCCATCGAGCGACTGGTCGTATAAGGAAGAGTGGAGGGAACCAGATCGCGCGGCAAATCACTTATGCGCTGGACTGACCAAATAAAGTCCGCAGTGGGAAACCGCGTATCTGAGTgtgctagacagtctgccaacagggAGAGATGGCGGGAGATCGTGCGAAGAGCTGTGTGCCTGTGTCCGCCTCTACTACCGATGCGGACGCCTCAACGTGACCACTACCACTCTGTCAAGAGCGATATGACAGAGAATTAAGAAGAGATTAATGTACATTTCGAATTGAGACCTGTGTGTCATATGTTTaggttttaaactttttaataagGTTCGCTCTTTAACTGCTCGATCCTTTGTTTGACGTGGAAAAATCCACAGATCAACACAAATCAGTCATCTAAGCTACCAAGACCGTTATGTACCCAATGCAgtaaatatttccaccatatattagCCATTAAGGAggctctagcgacatctaccgtaagagtgttacacttcttaaacggctaccggagttccaagtcatattggaaattcaccagtaatGATGTGCTAtcccatactaaattaattttatatcaaGCAGAATATGGTGGTATGGTGTATATGGTGGAAAattggaaatattcgctgcattgggtacggtcttggtagctcagttgcactgtactagtgatccagtggtcgtgggttcaagtcccaccgaagactgaatttttccacttttaatttatttctaagcttaatagcatcgttcgcagacgtttctgcttgatacaaaattaataccctattataacgattttatgccattaaattaataatcaaGTAGTAAAGCGATTTGTTTTCTAGGCTCTAGGCGACATAGGGTACATGGTGGCCTTCCTCTCATTTTTGCTGATGAGTCTGATGCAGATTTTCCTGCTCTGTTTATACGGAGACATGATTATGACATcggtaatatatatatttttaaaaattttcatatttaataacgtatttttaagtacttatttaataaatagaaaaggatcagaatttttttttgtggcacaTGCGAGCCAATGAAAAAACATGAAAGTCACACAAAACCTTAagccggctgtacacactcaTCGAGAGACCCTGAgtcaggccgagaacgagtgtgtacataaTGCTCACTTCTCATCTCGCTCTTACTCGTCTCGTCTCACCTTTCTCcgattgttgttgttgttgtcctatggcaccccagagtggcaaagggccttcacaagctcgcgccacgCTTTCCTATCTTCAGCGGCCCCTCTGggcctcgctccagctcaaccCGACCGCTCGTAGCTCACTCATGACGGACCGCTGCCAAGAGTGTACAGGGCGTCCTTGGCCACGGCTTCCGTCCGGCGGTTTCCAACCGAAAGCGATGGTTGCGTTATTCGTGTCGCGATTTCTTCGCCAATGGGTGTTTGCCGGCATATACTTCATAGGTCTTGGTTACGAATAGTTTTGGCCAGAAAACGCGAAGGATCGACC from Cydia strobilella chromosome 11, ilCydStro3.1, whole genome shotgun sequence includes these protein-coding regions:
- the LOC134745280 gene encoding putative odorant receptor 92a — its product is MSVLFDESLKSIELIFKYFGMYLDRTILNTAEHVIKFRSLHIINFLWLNTETIAEILWIIQGALHGRSLIKLTSIAPCINLCILANIKSLSLFLNDDKVKKLFKQLRNVENNINIGDEVVKKKIVAEGKKHLRAVIKALIIINAVTVMLFSVTPILFIGLEYKKSGQIKLVLPFRVYPFNPYDIKYWPFLYMHQIWSASLVSIQIAGTDGLFYTCCTSICTQFRLLQNDIETIIPERNFDENVFQEMLKKLAVRHDGIMQSIIQLESIYAKSTLFNFVSSTFLICLSGFNTTALGDIGYMVAFLSFLLMSLMQIFLLCLYGDMIMTSSMEVSNAVYNSKWYTVNAKAAKHLYVVQMRAQKLSKLTAYGYADVNLTSFTRILSSACSYFALLKTMERPTQA